Within the Platichthys flesus chromosome 8, fPlaFle2.1, whole genome shotgun sequence genome, the region TACTGTCCATGTTTTTTCCCATCATCTCTGACTTCGAATGACACAAACTCCCCAAAATCGGAAAAAACTGCCTCACAACAAGGACACTAACATCTTCAGAAGACAGGGAGGAATGCACAGTTGGCCTATTTTTCTCCAAACAATGTTGGATTAGGAGACTCTTGTCACCCTTTTTAGttatattgttttacattattcCTGACTCCACACTCTTGGGTTAAACCATTAGAGTCCGACCACTACCCCAAACAATGAGTAAGGTCAGTGGGCCTCATTCACGACCTTCTTAAGGAGAAATTTCTTCTTAAAACCCATTTACGAAGTTTTTAACAATGTTTTCTTATCTGGAAATTGTTCTTTTGTAAGAACCGAATCTACCCACAATGAAGAGCACTCTTACAGACATTTAATAAAAGAGACAGGTCTCAGTGCATATTGAAGAACTAACAAACAGAATATTTGGTCTATACTGCGAAACACAATACTTTTTAAACACATGAACGTGTTGAAGAGGAGAACATTTAGTCACAAAAACAGTCACTGTTGTTTACATATTACATGTGTCACACGTACCATAGTTATAAATCTACAGCTTTTAGTTAAAATGTTCGGTCCAAGTGTAGCCTGTTAATTCAAATTCTCTTTTGACACAAGAGATGGCTCAGGAGTTGCAATCAGACCACACAGTGCTCACTGCACCCAGGTCCGTTGATGCAGTGCTCACCCGCTAATAACTCCTTACTTttatttaaccccccccccccccctctctcctctgtttgacCATATTTATTTGACTTCAAATCTGTGATCAAACTCTTTTCTGAACTTCAATTATGTGACTTTCCCCCGGTATAGCTTAATTTAGAAAAACTTGCCCATGCTTTCAACTTACGAGGACTAGGCATTCGTCAATATAAGAACACAATAAGGACAATTCCACAGTTTTCTTAGGATACACATTTAGAgcaaatttataaaaaacaaattggtGAATGAGGCCCAATGTGTGTAAGGTCATGGGCTCTTCCAGTGTAAAAACAGCTGCCTTTTGACTCAGGCCCTTGTGATATTGTAGCCAGAGATGCTGCACAGAAGTACTTGGCAGATAGATTTACTGTTGTCCATCGACATATAGTTCCTGTAGAGTCCGTTTTAAACATCTCTTTTGTGTAGTTTCAATGAATGACCTACAGAGTAGGGCTGcttgattatggaaaaaatcatagtcacgattattttggacaatatggaaatcacgattattcaaattattgtttttgagttagaaaacatgatgcatttattcagtatttctctccaaaaaaaaaactttgtaaCTGAGAACTTTGAAATTCAaccttaaaaacatttaaccagCTATTCTGCagcttttataaaacatttaatgaatacaataaatacacTTAAAAAATCAAATATGACCTAGAAAAATGTAGATGTATCCCAATTAAACTCATGTTTTAGTGCACTGCAACAACCTTCTGAATCTGACGTTTTTGTAGACGACACTCAACAACACACTGAACTTCCGAATAATTTTAGGTGAATATGGCAAATGCTGGTAGGGTTACTTAAAGTTTTTTTGCCAGAAATACCAGCCTGTTAACGTGATCAGGTTTCAGAAATGAGTGCAAGCAGGAAACAATATTTCCACTAGTGCTAAAGACTCGCCCTGAAGAGGAACTTGGGTCCAGGGCAGAGGCCATGTCAGGTAGCTCTTGTGTTGCTCTGTCACTGCATTTCTCATTGAGATACTCCAgtagattaagatgcatttattagtccaaaacacatgcacagacatgcaaaggcacactcatgcaggtagggaaattttaCTTCTgattttgacccatctggtgcaggacacacagagcagtgagcgaccatgtacagcgctcagggagcagatgttgggggagtaaggtgccttgctcaggggcactagacagggtagggagactcttggatttttggacagatcaatccaggttcgtcttttgttgtctctccgtggagtcgaaccagagaccttctctgcccatagtccaagtttctgccactagaccaccgcctctcctatcTCCTCCAGTATGTTGTGTTTGATGGTTTTGGCAAGTTGTGTGTCATCCTCCTGGTCTTCCAAGATTGAACTTTTGAAGAGGTGAAGTGTTGGCCTCACAAAAGACCAAAAGCGCATCCGTGAATTCAACCAGAGGTCTTAATGACTTGTTGACAGCCTCTAGTACATCAACGTCCTGCCAGGAGAGGGTGACATGTTTGAGGTTCCAGTCATAAGAAAGGACCTGGGCAACGGCCTTCTGCTGCTCAAGGACCCCTTCGATCATGGCCTGCCTAGATCTCCATCTGCTTGGAATCTGTCTTCAGGGAATGTTCAGGCAGATTCAACTGCTTCGGCAACACTTCAAGTTCCCTCTTTTTTGTCCAGCTATAGGAAAAACTGCTGACCAACTTCTTGCAGACCCCATTGCACGGCTGATCCTGGGATCCTTCATTGCATTTGCTCAGATAacaaaaaatttaataaaaacacagcacTGTGACGCTCTGTCCAGGGGTCACGCCAGGATACACTCTGAAAAGTCAGCCTGTTAAGTCTTGCACatagatttgttttattaaaattaagttattattaaaaTTCAAATAATTTCTGGCTCCTCCATATCCTGTTTCATAACCGACGCTTATTAAGGATGATGTCACTTCTTTAAGTGTTAGTCTCTTATTAAGATTATCAATTTAATCCATTATCAATGAATATATTCCACTTTCTCTATTGCCCCTTTCCTGTCAAACTGTGATAGAAGAGTCTGTGAACCTTGTCTAACTCAGACACACATGCGTACAGCGTTCTGTAAATCCTAATGCAGATTGTATCTTGACAGAGTTCAATTTCCCATCTGAAATTAAAACCCCTTGCAGGCCTTAATGGGGCTAGAATTGATAGGAAAAATGGAAGAAGAAGCTGGTGAGGTGTATACATTTCCTCACTGATGTCTTATTTTGCTGTAATATGAACTCAAATTAAGGTTTTTGAAAAAAACTGAGCCGTacaagacagagggagggagaggtggaggagccaAAGTCTTATTAGTGTTCTGTTGAGATTACAGGCAGACGAGCTGCGAGTCTGGCTGAGGCAGTAGTCAAATGAGCAATGACAGACGATGGAGCAGGACAGAACAAATCAGCCTCGGAGGGATTATTCAAAGGTGTCAAAACTTTGAAAGACACAAGTGTAAAGACAGACACTCTGCTAATGTTTCTTCTCGGCACGACAGCTGCTTTAAAGTAACCACAGCATTGCAATACCTACACACCAGTTCAAAAACTAATTATTGTTTATCTAAATGCTGAGGTGATGTCAGAAGAGTTTCATTCTGCTCTGTTGTAATCTGTGATGTTCAGGGTGAACGGTTATAATTTGAATTGGACTGCAAAAGATTATTAACGTGTTAATGATGGAGTGTCCGATCCGAGCACATCCCAGGGACACTTTTTCATTTAATGAGGTGTCTCCCATTCAGTCCTAAAATTTTCattaactttattaaaacaaggGGAGAATGAGCCTGTCAGTGACGTGAGAAACTCTGTTTCCAATACAAATTAACCAGTTTAAATAATTTGCGTGATTAAGGCGTCACTTTATTTGCCCATTACTCATGTGATCTGCCATATTCTGTCTCGAAATCTTGTCACCAGCAATTCCTAGAATGTTTGaatgagatgagaaaaaatATGGATAAAGATATCGAATGGACAAAAATGTAACAAAGTAAGATTCGCTCTAGGCTATTCTCAAGCTCCCTCTACAGGTGGGATGCATAAGTCACAGCTGTAAACGCATGCGTTTGTTGACAAGCTAACAAAGTAGAAACAGGCAACCTCAGGAGCCTGTTCGTCACAGCGTTTGTAACGTTATGTTTTGAAAATGCGTTACAAATTTATGCTCAAACCGTTTTTGGTGGTCTGGCAGTAAACGTCTGCACATTCACTACACTCAACACTGAGTAGAACACTAGCATACTTCACAAGACAcagcaaacaagaaaaaattTGAATTACTCCTTAAACAGCATCTGTCCTGCAGATGGCCTCATTTGGTTCACGCAAATGAGTGGAATATTATGAGGAgccgtgagggacattattcagaataccctctcacacacactactgaaatgctctcacacacactactgaaaaactatacgctcacacacacaactgaaatgctctcacaaacactactgaaaaactctacgctctcacacacacaactgaaaagttctcacacacacatatgaaatgctctcacacacacaactgaaaagctctcacacacacatatgaaatgctctcacacacactactgaaaaacgatacactcacacacacaactgaaatgctctcacacacacaactgaaaagctctcacacacacatatgaaatgctctcacacacactactgaaaaacgatacactcacacatatgaaatgctctcacacacacaactgaaaagctctcacacacacatatgaaatgctctcacacacactactgaaatgctctcatacacacatatgaacatttcagttgaaacggaaggtgtttcagttgaaacggaaggtgtttcagttgaaacggaaggtgTTTCAGTTGAAAAGGAAGGTGATCAAGGATGGCAGATCAACCATGTGCTCAACAGCCCTCAGGCAATTTAGCAGAAGCAACGGCGTTGTTAAACAATATATTGGCCTCAGCGGACACAATCCGAACACTCTCTAACGCCTCAactgttcagcagcagccgGTCGTCGCAGCAGCTCCAGGTGTGGATACACTGGACAGCCACCTAGCAGCTCTCTTTCCGTCCCGGCAGCGCAGCGGCGTGCCATTGTCTGCTGCAGGCCCAGTCAGGAGAAACTGTGCACCTGCACCCCGTTATCAAGCGCAGGAGCACTTCGGTACATGGACAGCACAAGGCATGAGGAGAAAAAGGTAattattagtgctgtcagttaaacgcgttattaacggcattaacgcaaacccattttaacgacGTCAATTGCTGGCAACTCTCCCGCTTTCGCCGTGTGTCACACACTTTTATGcatgttggtggatgactaagtcacaataattttttaaaacaacatcgtatcaggccgtcatgaagtaccaggagcgggcgagtgtgtctctgtgtgtgtgtgtgtgtgtgtgcgtgcgtgcgtgtgctcCCAGATAGTGCGCCGCTCCGTGGGCTCTGCCCCGCGCtctcgctcagggagacacagtgcaAGAGCTCGTTCagtgaccggctgcttcttaactatggaaacagtgaaaacagagtttatctGGTCTCAGCTTGATCAGAACAGAAGCCGcggttggtttctatcgagcttcagtatctgtgttcgcctccagtctgacctgctctcactgttttaatatttcgcccaactaaaatatatatttttaagctattaggctgcagctatatgtttttattcatttaaaaatagtgtacttcttatttcatacattttccacaaatatggggaggactcaaatagccctaagAAGTTcttctatttaatttttttcaaagaaGGCTGAcacctgcctgtgtgttttgtttgttttttattttgttgcttgtctgtttgagtagctggATGAAAGCAAAGAAGTAGTAGGCTTACCTTTTATTGGTAACCTACCTGTTACGGTTgtttcacagcaaacttgaaaaaaaaaaatattaagccatggtttaacttcACTATAGGCttagtccttgtttacctgaaatgtgcactttataattttattttgtaccaccctgtttggcaatgttgtttttcaataaaataaaacatttgcataaagcaagtcaatccacttttccatgttgatagcattaaaacggaaaaaaaaaattatgaagacaaaataaatgaaggggcatttagaatagatacaaatttgggAGGGTTGGTTCACAGCCAGAGGAGGGTCGATAAGGGGTGACGGTTAGTATTTTGCAAGTTTTAACATAAGTAAGTTTTTATGTTGTTCTACGACTTTGGTCTCTGTATTATATTTATCTATGGTAGCATGACTTAACGTGCAGTGGCTGTTTTCATGTAATCTTAAGAGTTAATTTCTTATTTCAGATCTAGGTCGCAGCAGCATGACCACTTCAACAAGGATGTAATATTACTTCCCAATCCATCATGGGGAATAGTGTGCAAACAAGGTCCAAAATTACGTTTAAACAAACATGGGCACATCCTCAGTGCCTTTGAGTTCCAGAAGGCCTGGGACCACCACACTGTTGTGGAACGTATCAGAGATGGTTTTGGTGAGCACATTCCAGAGGATGTCAGgtaaagacttttttttttcttacttagtaattaatgttataataatctttatttatagaacactttaaagaacaaacacagGTTTACAAAGTGCAATCATGATTATTACAAACATAATACAATAGCATTTGTTATAAAATGTACATGACTTGGTCAGATACCTCGTAGGAGCAAGAAAACaaggagacacacacttacacacactagCACCATTGTACAACAAACTACATAGCCTAAaagcattttgttgttgtaataTCCCCATCTCCTTTGTAGCCTCCAGTTTCTAATGGGTTGTGGCAATAGGCTGGTGTCCCCTAAACTCCAGGAGGGCCAGGAGCTGAATGGAATGCTAATCCATAAGATTTTTAGAACCAAAGGCCTATATGTGAGACCATCAAGGACCCTTTTAGTAAGTTTgctttcattcttttatttctttttaatacatttcactAAATAGAATTGTATCTTTCGAAAATGAAACGTAAACTGTTTATTACTAGTAGcagtatacaatatatatatattcaattaaaGCAAAGGTTTGAGAGCAATCAAACCAGAGAAAAGCGCAAACAaatgtttcttgttttaatCGGTCAAACAATAACTTGTTTCCAATATGGTTATTTAATTTCAAAGTTGTAATTTTTGCttttgatatatgtttttggtcttctttctttttctttttaagactGACTCAGATGAAGAAAACGAATGTTCCCACATAACTGATGATGACTGTTTGGAAGTTGAGGGTCCACAAATCCAAACTGACAGACCTAGCACCATCAGGGTTGCTACAAGTGCAATGAGAAGTGAGGATGACCCCTGTTCTAGCAGTCAGGATGGAGATGGCAACCCTGTCACTAGCAGTGGTGATCAACAAGGCAATGACAACATACACGCCACCAGGAGTGTTGTTAAAAGGCGTACAGCAATGCAAGGAAGTGGCACTAGTGGTCACGATGGAGGCTCCCTTGCAAGTAGTGATGGCAACCCTGGCACAAGCGGTCCTGATGAAGACTACTCTTCATATTTAACACTTACGGCTGCTCTTCCTGATGACTCTTCAGATGATGAGGAATTAAACCAGTATGGAGAGTCAAATGTGAgtagcacaaacacagaatgtgTCAACTATTGAGGATGATGTGATCAGATAGTTGATGCGAACTATTCATCTTAAGATTATTTTGTCATATCTGATCATTTGTTTTTGATGTTGTCTTTATAGTGCAGTAAAGGTCCCGGTTCAAGAGATACTGCTGGAACACTCTAGCAAAATTAGCACAAAACAACAGTGCAAATTTAATATAAATCGCTCTGCTGTCTGGGAGGGAGCCGTGCGAGGATTCCAAAGGGTGTCCTATAACCCCAACttcatgatctgtgtaaaattCTCAGATGACATGGGGAGAAATGAGGAAGGGATTGATTTAGGAGGGCCAAtggggattttttttacatacaacTTTAAGCTTTTGAACTGATTTACAATGTATTTAATGGCACATTGAAATCCATGATTTGATGTGGTAGTGGGTCTTTATGTAATTATCAATATTACATTTCCTTTTATCCCGTTGTTTTGAAGCTCTAAGAGAGGACCGGTACTACACAGTTGGCAGAGCCATTGCTGTAAGCTTGGTACATGGCGGTCCGCCACCAAACTTCCTCTCACCAACAGTATTTTCTCTTCTGGTTGATGGTTCAGCAAAACCAGTGCTAGAAGACATAGCTGACATGGAACTTTTGGAAAAAGTCAAAAAGGTCAGTTGGTAGTCTAAGTTTTATCTTGCATTAGAATTAAGATACATTACAATATTATCTTGCCGTTTTCCATTTTGAGAGGGAGTACCAATCCAGCCCAGTCTGCTGATTGCTGAATGCTCACTTCCTATAGTTTGTCGGCAAAGtttattttccttattgtttATCACATTGTAACTATGTGGAAGAAAACTAGTTAGGGCACCCTTGGACACCCTTGGTAATTATGCAGACGTCCAGTGTCTGGCTTCTTACTAATAAGTAGCCTCTATAACCAATCATCCTGATGCTCCTTGTGATGCTAGGTAGCTGAAAGTACAACCCTTGAGGACCTTGAGATGACAAAGGCACCTCTACTTGACTACTTGGCCAATGCAGGATGTCTGAGGCCTATGCGATCCATACAAGACAAGGATTTGCTGGTACATGACATTGTCATGTTCCAGGTCATCCACAGGGTTCAAGGTCCATTTCAAAAGGTATTCAGAGTTGTTGGTTGTTTGCAGTCAGATAAATCAGATAGCAATCAGAATTTTACCCATAGACCAACAAAatctattatttttatataaaactaaGTAAATTGACAATGCACAAGTGAATTAGGAACCCTAATTAAATTCTGCAAAATTCCATGTTATTTGTACAGATTCTGTGAAGGACTGAAAACTCTTGGGGTTCTGGAGAAAATCCGAAGGCATCCAGAAAGCTTTCGCCCCCTGTTCTGCTATGAGCCAAGCACACTGACTGCTGACCAGGTGGATGATGTTTTCAGCATTTGGCTGTCTCCAGAAGGGAGCAACAACGGAGTTGCTGAGGAGAGAGTTGTTACCTTCTGGAGAGACTATCTCCAGGATGCAGAGGGTAATTGACAGTGTAGTGTTTTTGGGGTATTTttttaggtgtttttttttacaaaacataCTTGTATAACAACAACATTATAGT harbors:
- the LOC133959256 gene encoding LOW QUALITY PROTEIN: uncharacterized protein LOC133959256 (The sequence of the model RefSeq protein was modified relative to this genomic sequence to represent the inferred CDS: substituted 2 bases at 2 genomic stop codons) — translated: MADQPCAQQPSGNLAEATALLNNILASADTIRTLSNASTVQQQPVVAAAPGVDTLDSHLAALFPSRQRSGVPLSAAGPVRRNCAPAPRYQAQEHFGTWTAQGMRRKRSRSQQHDHFNKDVILLPNPSWGIVCKQGPKLRLNKHGHILSAFEFQKAWDHHTVVERIRDGFGEHIPEDVSLQFLMGCGNRLVSPKLQEGQELNGMLIHKIFRTKGLYVRPSRTLLTDSDEENECSHITDDDCLEVEGPQIQTDRPSTIRVATSAMRSEDDPCSSSQDGDGNPVTSSGDQQGNDNIHATRSVVKRRTAMQGSGTSGHDGGSLASSDGNPGTSGPDEDYSSYLTLTAALPDDSSDDEELNQYGESNVSSTNTECVPVQEILLEHSSKISTKQQCKFNINRSAVWEGAVRGFQRVSYNPNFMICVKFSDDMGRNEEGIDLGGPMGIFFTYNFKLLNXFTMYLMAHXNFLLSRCFEALREDRYYTVGRAIAVSLVHGGPPPNFLSPTVFSLLVDGSAKPVLEDIADMELLEKVKKVAESTTLEDLEMTKAPLLDYLANAGCLRPMRSIQDKDLLVHDIVMFQVIHRVQGPFQRFCEGLKTLGVLEKIRRHPESFRPLFCYEPSTLTADQVDDVFSIWLSPEGSNNGVAEERVVTFWRDYLQDAEEEEGPSKLQKILSFATGASVLPPIGFSPTPSVQFIQKEDDDFSCTPMFPLANTCINCIKLPLHVSYQEFKEKFDFALGNSYGFGRA